The window GATGATCTCCTTCAGCCCGCCCACGCCGGACTCCGACCTGTTCAACACGTCCACCTTCCAGCGCTGGGTCTCGGCGTAGCGCGAGTACATGCGGAACATCTCCGCCGCGAACAGCGTGGCCTCGTCGCCGCCGGTGCCGGCCCGGATCTCCAGGATCACGTTCTTCTCGTCGTTCGGGTCTTTGGGGATGAGCAGCGTCTTCAGCTCCTGTTCGACGGCGGCCATGCGTTCTTCCAGCCGCGTCAGCTCTTCCTGCGCGTAGGCCCGCATGTCGGCGTCGCTCTCATCCGCCACCAGTTGCTTGCTCTCGGCGATGCCCTTCTTCAAGGACTTGTATTCGCGGTACTTCTCCACGATCTCCGACAGCTCGGCATGTGCCTTGGCGGTCTTCTGGTACTTCGACGAGTCGGAGATGGTCTCCGGCGACGCCAGCGCCTGCGTCAGCTCTTCGTACTTGGCTTCGATCTGGTCTAAACGCTCGAACATTGTCTTCGGTCTTCGGTCGTCGGCCGCTCAAACGTGAGCCACCTCGGCCTCATGTTCTTGCAGGGCATTGATCAAACCCGTAAGGCTGCTGCCGATTGCTGCCGTCATTCCCAGAACTTCCGAAGCCTCGTCCTCTCTTATGTATTTCAATTCCCGCGCGAAAATCGTTTGTGTCTCGACCTCGAGCAGCGATCCCCGCGCCCGTTAAAGGAAACTTACAAAATCACGATCTGTTCGTCGGCCTTTCCCTTCAGCAATGTTGCTCGCAACCGAAACAGCTGCTCTACGTACTTGCTGCCGAAGTCCGTAAACCTCGTGCTTCGGAAATTCCGCTGTTACTCGGTAAATCGCTAGTCCCAGCTGCACCGCTTGCTACCAAACTCGCAAGTCCTTGTAAGACCCACTCATGAGTCCTCCTCGTGGCCGACGACCGAGGGCCGACGACCGACGACATATGACTTGGAATTGTAGCTGGTAGAAGGATAGTTAGCGGGAGGCCCCGCTAGGCAAGCACTAACTCTCCGCCACGCTGCTTTTCCAGCTCCATCGCTTGATTCAGCGCGTGGATGGCGCATTCCACCTGCTCATCCGCCGGTGGTTGCGTGGTGATCCGTTGCATCCACAGGCCCGGCAACGTCATTAAAGCGAACAGCGACGAGCGCCGCTTCGCCGCGAAGCGGATGATCTCATACGACACCCCGGCGATCACCGGCAGCAGCGCGATGCGCGCCCCGAAGCGCGCCCAGAACGTGGTGTAGGGCACCAGCGCGTAGATCCCCATCGAGATCAGCATCACCGTCATCAGGAAGCTGGTGCCGCAGCGCGGGTGGAAGGTCGAATACCTCTGTACCGCGGCGGTCTCCAGCGGGTCCTTGGCCTCGAAGGCGAACACGGTCTTGTGCTCCGCCCCGTGGTACTCGTACACCCGCCGGATGTCCTTCCACAGCGAGATCCCCCAGATGAACAGCAGGAACAGCACCACTCGGATCAGGCCATCGGCCAGGTTGAAGACGATGTTGTTATTCAGCGCCGCGAAGCGCGTCTTCAACTGGGTCGCCGCCACCAGCGGCACGAACTTGTAAAAGAAGATGAAGAATCCGACCGAGATCAGGATGTTGACCGCGGCCAGCCATCCGCTCAATTCCAGCTTCTTCTCGCCTTCCTCGCGCGGGACCTCGTCCAGCGCCACGTTGGCCGAGAAGCGCAGCGCGCGGAAGCCCAGCATCATGGCCTGGCCCAGCGTCGCCAGCCCGCGGATGAACGGCCAGCCTAGCCACGGACGCTTCTCCGACGGCCGGTCGATGGGCTCCGCATGCGAGGCGATCTCTCCCGACGGCTTGCGCACGGCGATTCCCCAGGCGTGCGGCGAGCGCATCATCACGCCCTCCAGCACTGCCTGCCCGCCCACCAGCGTCTCCTCCCCGCTTTCCAGGGCGGGAAGCAGCTGAGTGGCCGCCAGCAGCCGTCCGAATTGGCACAAGAATCCCATGTCCTTATTTGATGATAACCCAGGAACAAACGATTCCAGAGGG of the Terriglobales bacterium genome contains:
- a CDS encoding PCRF domain-containing protein — protein: MFERLDQIEAKYEELTQALASPETISDSSKYQKTAKAHAELSEIVEKYREYKSLKKGIAESKQLVADESDADMRAYAQEELTRLEERMAAVEQELKTLLIPKDPNDEKNVILEIRAGTGGDEATLFAAEMFRMYSRYAETQRWKVDVLNRSESGVGGLKEII
- a CDS encoding DUF1385 domain-containing protein — encoded protein: MGFLCQFGRLLAATQLLPALESGEETLVGGQAVLEGVMMRSPHAWGIAVRKPSGEIASHAEPIDRPSEKRPWLGWPFIRGLATLGQAMMLGFRALRFSANVALDEVPREEGEKKLELSGWLAAVNILISVGFFIFFYKFVPLVAATQLKTRFAALNNNIVFNLADGLIRVVLFLLFIWGISLWKDIRRVYEYHGAEHKTVFAFEAKDPLETAAVQRYSTFHPRCGTSFLMTVMLISMGIYALVPYTTFWARFGARIALLPVIAGVSYEIIRFAAKRRSSLFALMTLPGLWMQRITTQPPADEQVECAIHALNQAMELEKQRGGELVLA